In Planctomycetia bacterium, the sequence CGATACCCCACGTCCGCCCGACTGCCCACGTTCGGAGCTGAAGTATTGCGAGAAGAGATCGTTGAGTACGACGAGCTGCCGACGGTAAGCCCGACAGGCCGAGCACATCATGACGTGGAAGCGCAGCCCCACGCGCTGACCGAGCGACAGCTTGCGGTCGAGGGCTTCGGAGATGAGCTGTGTGGCTTGTTTGCAGGAAAGCATCAGGTTTGCGCCGTCTTCCCCTTCTTCCTAAACCAGTTCGCTTCTAGACAATGCCGCAAGCGCGTCCTCGCCCGATGCAGCAGTACCCACAGGTTGGTATCTGTGATGCCCAAGACCTTACATACTTCGTCAGCCCGATTCTCGTCGACCACACGAAGCGAAAACACCTCGGCAAGCCGCTGCGGCAGATGCTCCATGCACTGCTCGAATGCCGCCCAGAATTCGCCCTGCTCCATCAATTTGGCCGGGTCAGGTCGCCAGTCGGCAGGCGGCTGTTTCCACATGCCCCGGGGATCGAAGAGACCGTCGACGAAATCGCCGCCGGCGTCTAGCCCTGCGACCGGGCCTTCACGGCGACGTTTGGCGAACACGTCCAGGATCTTGTGTTTGAGAATACCGATCAGCCAGGTGCGTTCCGA encodes:
- a CDS encoding zf-HC2 domain-containing protein, with the translated sequence MLSCKQATQLISEALDRKLSLGQRVGLRFHVMMCSACRAYRRQLVVLNDLFSQYFSSERGQSGGRGVSLPEESRQRIKRAIRIQAE
- a CDS encoding sigma-70 family RNA polymerase sigma factor; its protein translation is MGKAPRDDPDPEAPRKLAGEPPVAPACRPDQWVDLHGDAMFSYALMRLRDRDLAEEVVQEAFLAAVRGIDRFQGKSSERTWLIGILKHKILDVFAKRRREGPVAGLDAGGDFVDGLFDPRGMWKQPPADWRPDPAKLMEQGEFWAAFEQCMEHLPQRLAEVFSLRVVDENRADEVCKVLGITDTNLWVLLHRARTRLRHCLEANWFRKKGKTAQT